A genomic window from Rhodococcus sp. KBS0724 includes:
- a CDS encoding ABC transporter permease, with translation MTRSVVEDRTGSQDEQPSDPALPLVPPAKKSRSILVYLSFGWLVAVLLAAALANILPIAPYSVPIGAPRLSPSFESLDLLLGTDTLGRSMLSRIIYGARVSLLVGTVAGLIGFVVGSFIGLIGGYFGRRLDSGVTLLADAMLAFPPLILLLALASVLTPSIPTMLLGLTLVVIPGFIRLARANTMSWSSREFVRAARNMGAGHWRILFKEILPNVLAPLAAFLPIIMAALIVAEGSLSFLGLGIPPPQPSWGGMIGDGKNYIADYPHLVFVPSLAIFFTVFALNQAGDFLRNKFDRTLHD, from the coding sequence ATGACGCGATCAGTTGTCGAAGACCGAACCGGCTCACAGGACGAGCAACCGTCCGACCCGGCGTTGCCTCTGGTGCCACCGGCAAAGAAGTCACGATCCATTCTGGTGTACTTGTCTTTCGGATGGCTCGTCGCAGTACTTCTCGCCGCTGCGCTCGCGAACATCCTGCCCATTGCTCCCTACTCCGTTCCGATTGGCGCACCGCGCCTTTCACCGTCGTTCGAGTCTCTCGATCTACTCCTGGGGACAGACACGCTCGGGCGTTCAATGCTCTCCCGCATCATCTACGGTGCCCGTGTCTCGCTTCTTGTAGGCACTGTAGCCGGATTGATCGGTTTTGTGGTGGGCTCCTTCATCGGCCTGATCGGCGGCTACTTCGGTCGACGTCTCGACTCCGGTGTCACACTCCTCGCCGACGCGATGCTCGCATTCCCACCGCTGATTCTGCTGCTGGCGCTGGCGTCCGTCCTGACCCCCTCGATTCCGACAATGCTGCTCGGACTGACCTTGGTCGTGATCCCCGGTTTCATCCGTCTCGCACGAGCCAACACAATGTCCTGGAGCTCGAGGGAATTCGTACGCGCCGCAAGGAACATGGGCGCCGGACACTGGCGAATCCTGTTCAAGGAGATCCTGCCCAACGTCCTCGCTCCCCTGGCTGCGTTCCTGCCGATCATCATGGCCGCTCTAATCGTCGCCGAAGGCTCACTGAGCTTCCTCGGCCTGGGAATCCCACCGCCACAGCCCAGTTGGGGCGGAATGATCGGCGACGGCAAGAACTACATTGCCGACTACCCACACTTGGTCTTCGTTCCTTCGTTGGCGATCTTCTTCACGGTGTTCGCCCTCAATCAGGCAGGTGACTTCCTCCGCAACAAGTTCGACCGCACTCTGCACGACTGA